TCGCCCGGCGTCAGGAGTTCCAATCGCTCGTGCGCGATATTGCCATGCAAATCGCGGCCTATCCCAACGTCGCCTACATCCGCAAGGAGGACATTCCAGAGACCATCGTTCAACGAGAGCGCGAGATCGAGATGGGTCGGGAAGACATGCAAAGCAAGCCCGACCATATCAAAGAGCAGATCGTGCAGGGGCGCCTCGACAAGCGCTTGCAAGAGCTATGCTTGCTCGAGCAGCCCTACGTCCGCGACCAAAGCACTACCGTAGGCGAGACAATCAAGCAAACGGTCGCTCAAGTGGGCGAAAACATTCGCGTTCGCCGGTTTGCGCGCTTTGTATTGGGCGAGAGCGAAGGCACTGACAGCGAGAATGGCTCCCAGCAAGCGCAGGACGCCGATGGCGGATAGGGCGTGAGGCGCTGGCATCCGCTGGCATGGCAAAAGCACTATCCCAGATCGAACGAGAGCTGCAAGCCCTAGAGGCAAGCCGGGAGCAGCTGCGGAATCGCTTGGAGTCCACTTACCGTCAGTACCTGCAAGCGCTGGCACAATCGCTGGAGCAGCAGCTCGCCCAAGCTGCCTTCCAGGTTTGCACGCAGGCTGCTCCGGAGGCGTTCCTGGCACTCTCGCCGGCCCAACGCCAGTACCTGCAGCAGCAGCTCAAGCAATTGGGCGATCGCGCTCGGGCGCAACTGGCCGAGAGCTTGGACGCGCTACAGTCAGGAGCGCTCGCGCCGAGCGCCGAGGCTAGCGAGGAGCAGGCGGAAGGCGCGCTGCCGGCCACGGGCGATGGGGCCCTTGCCGCCGAATCCGAACCGGATCCGCCCGCCGATACCGAGCCGCCAGCCAGTGAAGGCAGCACGGATGGCGCTAGCGCGCCCCCGGATTGGTTGGAAGCCATCGAGGACCTCATTGGCGAGCGCTTGCAGGCTGTCTCGCTTGAGGCCAACCAGCTGCTCCAAAGCGCCGGCATTTTGCCCCAGCAACTACCGAGCCAAGTCTTGGA
The genomic region above belongs to Cyanobacteria bacterium QS_8_64_29 and contains:
- the tsf gene encoding translation elongation factor Ts, which gives rise to MAEISSQQVKELREKTGAGMMDCKQALQESDGDLSKASEWLRQKGIATADKKSGRAAAEGIIDSYIHTGAKIGVLVEVNCETDFVARRQEFQSLVRDIAMQIAAYPNVAYIRKEDIPETIVQREREIEMGREDMQSKPDHIKEQIVQGRLDKRLQELCLLEQPYVRDQSTTVGETIKQTVAQVGENIRVRRFARFVLGESEGTDSENGSQQAQDADGG